The window ACTAAAGACTTGAAATTAAAAACATCAAAAGTGGGTTTAATTGGTAGGGCTTTAGCTTTGTTTGAAGTTGATGAAGTCGTTGTTTATAAAGATCTTTCAATTCCAGACAGTGAACAGACAGAGGATGGAGATTTCATAGCTGAAATTCTCAATTATATGGATACTCCACAATACCTTAGAAAAAAGGCAATTCCTATAAAGCCTGAATTAAGGCATGTTGGTATTTTGCCTCCTTTAAGAGTGCCTCATCATCCTGTAGGTCAGCCTGAATTAGGCGATTACAGACAAGGATACACTGTAAAAAGGAACAAGAAGGGTACCTTTGTAGATATAGGTATGGATAAGTTGGCGTTTTGCAAAGAGCAACTTACTGTGAATAAAATATTTTCATTTAAAATCACTAAGTTTGCTAAAGAGGTAATAGTCACACCTGATGAACCAGATGACATTTACTGGGGATTTAAGACATTATCTACTAATAAAGGTCTTAAAAATAGCTTAAAATTAGTTAATCCCGACTTTGTGGTGGAAACTACAAAGTATGCAGATACAATCGATACTATTTTTGACGAATTGAAATCTAAAGTAGAAAGTTCAAATCATATAGCTATCGTGTTCGGAGGACCATATTCTTCTATTTCAGAAAATGTGGAAAGTTCCAAGTGGGAAACTATAAAGTTAAATACAATTCCAAATCAAGGAACCGAGACCGTAAGAACCGAAGAAGCTGTAATTTCAACTTTAGCTATTTTCAACATACTTTAAGTTAATAGTTCATTATTAACTTCCGCATTTACGTAGCGTTAATACGTAATATTATAAATACATTAAAAAAACATATAGATCGAAGCTTTAGCTATTGTCAGCTTTAGCTTTCAAGGATTTGCTTTATAATTAGACACTATAAAGTTTGCTCCGCAATGGAGATATTCCATAAAGACATGGGATAAGTTATGAAGTCTAGACAACTTTATAATAAATCTTTGAGAAGTACATAAACAAGTTTGAGCTTGTTTTTCACGTTTATCTAGCTTTATTTAGCTTATATGCTGTTTAATTTTTGCCTCTACAGTCTTAATCTAGATATTTTTATTTAAAGGTAGACTGTATGCCCTATCTAGATATGATTTAGGAGACTGTATGCTAAATTATTAACTATAAACTGAATAATCAAGTTTAAACAGTGTAGAATTTTAGCGATTTGACTAAAAGAGCAAATATGGCTATTTATTCTGAGATTTATTGATTAAGAATTTAATTAAGATTAGACAACTTAAAGCGATGATTGGATCAATGAATCAAAATTTGTAAAAAATCTATTTTAATAGATTAATAGAAATTAAAATATTTTAATAGATTAGACTGATTAATTATAGGAAAAAATTATAGAAACGGAGGAAAAGAATGGTAAGACATCACCAACCAAGAAAAGGTTCTGTGGCATTTAGCCCTCGTAAAAGAGTAGCTAAAGAAACTCCAAGAATCAAAGCTTGGCCAAGTAATGAAGAACCAAAACTTTTAGGTCTTGCAGGTTACAAAGCAGGTATGACTCATGCTATGGTTGTAGACAATGATAAGAACTCTCCATCTCACGGCATGACTGTTTTCACTCCTGTAACTGTTTTGGAAGTACCACCCCTTGTAATTATGGGGATAAGATCATACGAAAAAACTGCTCATGGACTTAAAGCTATCACCGAAGTTATTGCAGATAATTTGGATGAAGAGCTCTCTAGGAAAATTACCCTTCCTAAAGACTATGATAAATCTGAAGCTATTGCAAAAATACAAGACGCTTTAGACAAAACTGAAGATGTTAGAGTTTTAGTACACACTAACCCTAAGATGGCTAGCGTACCTAAGAAAAAACCTGAAATCTTTGAATGTGCATTAGGTGGAAATTCCGCTGAAGAAAAATTAAACTATGCACTTAACTTATTAGGCGAAGAAGTCAGAGCAAGCGATATCTTTAATGAAGGACAATATGTAGACGCTATTGCAACCACCAAAGGAAAAGGAGTCCAAGGGGTTGTAAAGAGATGGAATATTAGAATTCAATACGGTAAAGCTATGAGAAGTGGAAAAGGAAGACACGTAGGTTCCATTGGTCCTTGGTCTCCTGAAAGAACTATGTGGACTGTTGCACAAGCAGGTCAAATGGGATACCACAAAAGAACTGAATTTAACAAGAAAGTCTTAAAAATCGGAGATGTATCCGAAGTGGATGCAGTCAACCCTGATGGTGGATTTATTAGATACGGTTTAGTTAAAAACGACTATGTATTAGTTAAAGGTTCAGTCCCTGGCCCTACTAAAAGATTAGTAATTCTTAGACAAGCTATCAGACCTAAGAAAGCTGATGAAGCAGCTCCTCAAATTGAATTTATTAGTACTGCTTCCAAGCAAGGTGTATAAGAGGGGAGAGTCAAATGAAAGTTAATGTTTATTCAATTCAAGGGGAAGTAAAAGAGGAAATCGAACTTCCTGCTATTTTTAGTGAAGAATACAGACCTGACCTTATTAAAAGAGCAGTTCTTTCTGCTCAATCTGCTAGAATCCAACCTTGGGGTAATGACCCTATGGCAGGTAAGAGAACTTCTGCAGAATCCTGGGGATCCGGTAGAGGTGCAGCTATGGTACCTAGAATCAAAAGCGGTGCTAGAGCAGCATTCGTTCCACAAGCTAAAGGTGGAAGAAAAGCTCACCCTGTAAGAGCTGAAAAGAATCATCACGAAAAAGTAAACAATAAGGAAAGAAGATTTGCAATCAGATCTGCTGTTGCAGCTACTACCAATGAAGAGTTAGTCGCTGGCAGAGGTCACAAAATTGAAAATCTTGAACAAGTTCCTATTATTGTTGAAGATGATTTGGAAACTGTTAAGACTGCTAGTGAAACTCGTGAAATCTTCAAAGCATTAGGAGTTTACGATGATATCATTAAAGCTAAAAACAGTAAACATATAAGAGCAGGTAGAGGAAAAACAAGAGGACGTAAATACAAATCCAGCAAAGGGCCTTTAGTGGTTGTAGCTGAAGACAAAGGCATTGGCTTAGGTGCAAGAAACCACGCTGGTGTCGAAGTTGTCACCGCAGAAAACTTAAATGCTGAATTATTAGCACCTGGTACTCATGCTGGTAGGTTAACTGTTTATACTAAGTCCGCTGTTGAAAAATTAGGAGGATTATTCCAATAAATTCGTTTTAGAATTTATTAGGTATAGTTTAAGAAGGTGGATATTTATGGATCCTTATAAAATTATTGTTAAACCTCATGTGACTGAGAAAACTATGAATTTAATTGATCAAAACAACGAACTTGCTTTTGTTGTTAGAAGAACATCTACAAAAGCCCAAATCAAAAAGGCTTTTGAACAGCTATATGACCAAGAAGTAGCAAGAGTCAACACTCACATTACTCCAAAAGGTATTAAATTAGCTTATGTCAAACTCACTGAAGAAGGCGAAGCTGAAGATGTAGCTGTTAAAATGGGAGTATTCTAAGGAGGACTGATTATGGGAAAACGATTAATACACCAACGTAGAGGAAGAGGAACTCCTGCTCATCGTGTTGCTTCTCACAGATTCAAAGATAAAATCCAATACAGAGCATACGATGATTTAGAAAAAGAAGGTAGTTTAAAAGGTAAAGTTGTAGAAATCATTCACGACCCTGCAAGAACTGCTCCTATTGCTTTAGTTAAATTCGAAAATGGTGAAAAAAGACATATTTTAGCTCCTGAAACCATTCAAGTTGATGATGATATCGAATGCGGTATTTCAGCACCAATCAGTTTCGGTAACACTTTACCATTAGCTGAAATCCCTGAAGGTACTCCAATTTACAATATTGAAAACACTCCAGGAGACGGAGGTCGTTTTGTAAGATCTTCTGGAACTTATGCTTCTTTAATTACCCATGATGCAACTCAAGCTGTTGTAGAATTACCATCTGGTGAATTAAAATCTTTCCATCCTCAATGCCGTGCAAGTATCGGTGTTGTAGCTGGTGGAGGAAGAAAAGAAAAACCTTTCTTAAAAGCAGGTGTCAGATGGCATGCTTATAAAGCTAAAGGTAAGAAGTTTATGACTGTTAGAGGAGTAGCAATGAACGCTGTTGACCACCCTCACGGAGGAGGTAACAGACAACACCCAGGTCGTCCAACTACTATTTCAAGACACGCACCACCTGGAAGAAAAGTTGGTTCAATTGCAGCTAAACGTACTGGAAAAAGAAGATAATTTAAGGAGATGTGTCATTGGCTAGAAAAATATTTAAATACAGAGGATATACTATTGAAGAATTAAAAGAAATGTCCTTGGAAGAATTTATTGAACTTTTACCAGCAAGACAAAGAAGATCCTTAAAAAGAGGATTCTTACCAAGACAACAGTCTGTGTTGGATAAAATGAGAAAATTACAAAAACAAGATAAGAAAGGTGGAAAACCTGTAGTAGTTAGAACCCACTGTAGAGATATGATTGTTATTCCTGAAATGGTAGGAACCACTTTCGGTATCTACAATGGTAGAGACTTTGTTGAAGTAACTTTCACCCCTGAAATGTTAGGATGCTTCTTTGGTGAATTTGCACCAACTAGAGCTAGAGTTCAACATGGTGACCCAGGTATGGGAGCTACTAGATCATCTATGTTTGTACCACTTAAATAAGGAGATTAAAACATGGCTAAAAATAAATACGCTTATAACAATAAAGATGCTGATGAATCCAAAACAGCACGTGCTATGGCAAGATCCCTTAAAGTTTCCCCTAAACATTGTGTGGAAATTTGTAGTGCAATTAGAGGCATGGATGTTGCTAAAGCAAAAGCATACTTAAATGATGTAATTGAAATGAAAAAAGCTGTTCCTTTCAAAAGACACAACAGAGATGTTGGTCACAGAAAAGGTATGAAAGGTTGGGCTGCTGGAAGATACCCTGTAAAAGCTTCTAAAGCAATTTTAAATGTTATTGAAAATGCAGAAGCAAATGCAGAATACAAAGGTATGGATGTAGAAAACCTTAAGATTGAACATATCTCTTCCCACAGAGGTATGGTCATTAGAGGAGCTAGACCAAGAGCATTTGGTAGAGTAACTCCATTCAACACTCCAACTACCCATATTCAAATAGTTTTAGTGGAGGCTTAAATAATGATAGAAAAAGATTTCGTTACAGAAGGTCTCAGAAGAACCAAAATTGATGAATATTTAGAAAAAGAACTCGAAAGAGCAGGTTACGGAGGAATGGAAATCCAAGTTACTCCTTTAGGAACTATGGTTATCGTTTATGCTGAAAGACCTGGTATGGTAATTGGTAGAGGTGGAAAAACCGTAAGAGCTATTACCCAAAGTCTTAAAACCAAATTTGACTTGGACAACCCACAAGTGGAAGTTAAAGAAGTTGATGTTCCTGAATTAAATGCTAGAATCATGGCTTCTAAAATAGCAAATATGCTCCAAAGAGGTATGCACTTCAGAAGAGTAGCATATTCCACTATCCGCAGAATCATGGGTGCTGGAGCTCAAGGTGTAGAAGTAACTATATCCGGTAAGATTAGAGGTTCCAGATCTGCTGTAGCTAAATTCACTGAAGGTTACATTAAGAAATGTGGTGAACCTGCAACTAGATTTGTAGAAGAAGGTTTTGCTACCGCACCTTTAAAACCTGGTGTTTTAGGTATTGTTGTTAGAATCATGCCTCCTGAAGCAGTTTTGCCTGATAAAGTTGATATTCTTGCTCCTATTGCAGAACCTGTAGAAGAAATTGTTGAAGAAGAAGTGGCTGAAGAGGAAGTTGAAGAAGTAGTCGAAGCTGAAGAAGACCTTGAAAACTTAGAAGAAATTGAAGAAGTAGTCGAAGCTGAAGAAGACCTCGAAGAACTTGAAGCAGCTACCGAAGATTCCGAAGAGGAATAATCTTTAAGGAGTTGAGAAAATGGCAATTTTAAGAAGTAAAGAAATTTGGGAAATGGAAATTGAGGACATCGAAGAAAAATTGGTGGAACTCAAAGCAGAACTCGCTAAAAACGTTTCCAAAAGTGCTGCTGCAGGTGTTAATGAAAACCCTGGTAAAATTAGAGAACTCAAAAGGACTATTGCTCGTGTTCTTACAATTATGAACCAAAAACAGAAGGAGAATTAAATGTCAAAAATCTGTGATGTATGTGGTCTTCCTGAAGAACTTTGTGTTTGTGAGGAAATTGCAAGAGAAGTTCAATCTGTAAAAGTGTTTACAGTCAGAAGAAGATTTGGAAAACTTATGACTATTGTCGAAGGTATAGATGAACATGATATAGATATTAAGGAACTTACTAAAACTCTTAAAGCTAAATGCGCTTGTGGAGGGACTGCTAAAAAAGGTCAAATTGAACTCCAAGGAGATCATAAGGCAAGAGTTAAAGAGGTTTTATCTGAAATGGGATTCTCTTCCGATACTATTGAAATCAGAGATTCTGATAAGAAATACAATAAGAGAAGAAGACATTAATGTCATAAATCATATCCTAAATTCACATACTGAGGCTTAGAATGATAAGCTCAAAAAATATATTCTATCATGAATTAATTGGGTTAGAACTTAAAGTTGTTGACAGTTCCAATCCCTCTTTGATAGGGCTTCAGGGAACAGTCATTGATGAAACCAAAAAGACCTTAAGGATTGAAGTGAAGGAAAAGGTTCAAGATGAAGACTTAAGTTCTAATCAGAATGATTTTAATTTTATTTATAAAGAGAAATTAATTCAGAAAGATGTTTCTGTATTTCAATTTAAGGTTCCGGATGGAACCATAGTTGAAATTGATGGTAAAATATTGTTGAATCGTCCTGAAGATAGGATAAAAAGAAGATATAAAAAAATTTAATGGTGATAAAATGGTTGGTCTTAATGTTAAGGAACCAGAAACTAAATGTGATGATCCTAACTGCCCTTTCCATGGTAATTTATCTGTTAGAGGACAAGTCCTTGAAGGAGTTGTTACTACAAATAAAGCAGAAAGGACTATTACTGTAGAACGCAGTTTCTACAAGTTCATTAGAAAATACGAAAGATACGAAAAAAGAAAATCAAGAATTAACGTTCACAAACCTGATTGTCTTGATGTAAAAATTGGTGACGCTGTAAAAATTGCAGAATGTAGACCATTAAGTAAAACTAAACACTTTGTATTAGTTGAAGTAAAAGGTGATGATTAGAATGAAACCTACTACATCCAGTGTAACTAAAGCTTTACCAATTGGTGCAAGACTTCAATGTGTTGACAATACTGGTGCTCGTGAAATCGAAATTATTTCCGTAAAAGGATTTAAAGGTGTTCGTAGAAGACTCGACGTAGCTGGTGTCGGTGATATGGTAGTTGCTTCTGTTAAAAAAGGAACTGCTGATATGAGAAGAGAAGTTGTCAACGCAGTTGTTGTAAGACAGAAAAAAGAATACAGACGTGCTGACGGTCTTCGTGTAAAATTCGAAGACAATGCTGCAGTAATCATTACTCCTGAAGGAGTATTGAAAGGTTCTGAAATCAGAGGACCTGTTGCTAAAGAAGCAGCTGACAAATGGCCTAGTGTAGGCAGTGCAGCAAGCATATTAATTTAAGTTTATGGTGATTAAATGTCAATTCAACCTAGAAAACAAAGAAAAGCTCTCTACACTGCTCCTTTACACATTCGTCGTAAAATCATGAGTGCTAATTTAAGCAAAGATTTAAGAGCAGACATT is drawn from uncultured Methanobrevibacter sp. and contains these coding sequences:
- a CDS encoding putative RNA uridine N3 methyltransferase — protein: MQNNKVSVFIPNSFLAETKDLKLKTSKVGLIGRALALFEVDEVVVYKDLSIPDSEQTEDGDFIAEILNYMDTPQYLRKKAIPIKPELRHVGILPPLRVPHHPVGQPELGDYRQGYTVKRNKKGTFVDIGMDKLAFCKEQLTVNKIFSFKITKFAKEVIVTPDEPDDIYWGFKTLSTNKGLKNSLKLVNPDFVVETTKYADTIDTIFDELKSKVESSNHIAIVFGGPYSSISENVESSKWETIKLNTIPNQGTETVRTEEAVISTLAIFNIL
- the rpl3p gene encoding 50S ribosomal protein L3, which encodes MVRHHQPRKGSVAFSPRKRVAKETPRIKAWPSNEEPKLLGLAGYKAGMTHAMVVDNDKNSPSHGMTVFTPVTVLEVPPLVIMGIRSYEKTAHGLKAITEVIADNLDEELSRKITLPKDYDKSEAIAKIQDALDKTEDVRVLVHTNPKMASVPKKKPEIFECALGGNSAEEKLNYALNLLGEEVRASDIFNEGQYVDAIATTKGKGVQGVVKRWNIRIQYGKAMRSGKGRHVGSIGPWSPERTMWTVAQAGQMGYHKRTEFNKKVLKIGDVSEVDAVNPDGGFIRYGLVKNDYVLVKGSVPGPTKRLVILRQAIRPKKADEAAPQIEFISTASKQGV
- the rpl4p gene encoding 50S ribosomal protein L4 encodes the protein MKVNVYSIQGEVKEEIELPAIFSEEYRPDLIKRAVLSAQSARIQPWGNDPMAGKRTSAESWGSGRGAAMVPRIKSGARAAFVPQAKGGRKAHPVRAEKNHHEKVNNKERRFAIRSAVAATTNEELVAGRGHKIENLEQVPIIVEDDLETVKTASETREIFKALGVYDDIIKAKNSKHIRAGRGKTRGRKYKSSKGPLVVVAEDKGIGLGARNHAGVEVVTAENLNAELLAPGTHAGRLTVYTKSAVEKLGGLFQ
- a CDS encoding 50S ribosomal protein L23, producing MDPYKIIVKPHVTEKTMNLIDQNNELAFVVRRTSTKAQIKKAFEQLYDQEVARVNTHITPKGIKLAYVKLTEEGEAEDVAVKMGVF
- a CDS encoding 50S ribosomal protein L2, translating into MGKRLIHQRRGRGTPAHRVASHRFKDKIQYRAYDDLEKEGSLKGKVVEIIHDPARTAPIALVKFENGEKRHILAPETIQVDDDIECGISAPISFGNTLPLAEIPEGTPIYNIENTPGDGGRFVRSSGTYASLITHDATQAVVELPSGELKSFHPQCRASIGVVAGGGRKEKPFLKAGVRWHAYKAKGKKFMTVRGVAMNAVDHPHGGGNRQHPGRPTTISRHAPPGRKVGSIAAKRTGKRR
- the rpsS gene encoding 30S ribosomal protein S19, whose translation is MARKIFKYRGYTIEELKEMSLEEFIELLPARQRRSLKRGFLPRQQSVLDKMRKLQKQDKKGGKPVVVRTHCRDMIVIPEMVGTTFGIYNGRDFVEVTFTPEMLGCFFGEFAPTRARVQHGDPGMGATRSSMFVPLK
- a CDS encoding 50S ribosomal protein L22, which produces MAKNKYAYNNKDADESKTARAMARSLKVSPKHCVEICSAIRGMDVAKAKAYLNDVIEMKKAVPFKRHNRDVGHRKGMKGWAAGRYPVKASKAILNVIENAEANAEYKGMDVENLKIEHISSHRGMVIRGARPRAFGRVTPFNTPTTHIQIVLVEA
- a CDS encoding 30S ribosomal protein S3: MIEKDFVTEGLRRTKIDEYLEKELERAGYGGMEIQVTPLGTMVIVYAERPGMVIGRGGKTVRAITQSLKTKFDLDNPQVEVKEVDVPELNARIMASKIANMLQRGMHFRRVAYSTIRRIMGAGAQGVEVTISGKIRGSRSAVAKFTEGYIKKCGEPATRFVEEGFATAPLKPGVLGIVVRIMPPEAVLPDKVDILAPIAEPVEEIVEEEVAEEEVEEVVEAEEDLENLEEIEEVVEAEEDLEELEAATEDSEEE
- the rpmC gene encoding 50S ribosomal protein L29, with the translated sequence MAILRSKEIWEMEIEDIEEKLVELKAELAKNVSKSAAAGVNENPGKIRELKRTIARVLTIMNQKQKEN
- the yciH gene encoding stress response translation initiation inhibitor YciH, translating into MSKICDVCGLPEELCVCEEIAREVQSVKVFTVRRRFGKLMTIVEGIDEHDIDIKELTKTLKAKCACGGTAKKGQIELQGDHKARVKEVLSEMGFSSDTIEIRDSDKKYNKRRRH
- a CDS encoding ribonuclease P protein component 1, which gives rise to MISSKNIFYHELIGLELKVVDSSNPSLIGLQGTVIDETKKTLRIEVKEKVQDEDLSSNQNDFNFIYKEKLIQKDVSVFQFKVPDGTIVEIDGKILLNRPEDRIKRRYKKI
- a CDS encoding 30S ribosomal protein S17, which gives rise to MVGLNVKEPETKCDDPNCPFHGNLSVRGQVLEGVVTTNKAERTITVERSFYKFIRKYERYEKRKSRINVHKPDCLDVKIGDAVKIAECRPLSKTKHFVLVEVKGDD
- a CDS encoding 50S ribosomal protein L14, whose protein sequence is MKPTTSSVTKALPIGARLQCVDNTGAREIEIISVKGFKGVRRRLDVAGVGDMVVASVKKGTADMRREVVNAVVVRQKKEYRRADGLRVKFEDNAAVIITPEGVLKGSEIRGPVAKEAADKWPSVGSAASILI